In the Arthrobacter sp. CDRTa11 genome, GACAACCGGCTTGCCTTCCCAGTCGACTGAATAGACAAATCCAGGATGGCCGTCCGGCTCCCAAGCGTCGCGGATGGCGGCATCAAAGAGGCCCCTTGAGTCTTCGAGCAGCCATCCCGGGACTTCCAGGCCGCGGGCCTCCAGTCCGGCACGGAGGTGAAGGAGCAGGCGCGCCCACTCAACCCAGTGGCCGGGGGTTCCGCCGTACGCCCGGAATTGGCTGGCCCGGTCATCGGTGTTGTATTCGGGCAGCGGGTTCCAGTCCGAGTCGAAGTGCTCGAACACCCGGTAGTTGTTGTTGCGCGCAAACTGGTGGATGAGCACCTCGGCGATCCGGAGGGCCCGTTCAAGCCAGCGGTTCTCCCCGGTCACATCAGCGACAATGAGGTACGCCTCGACTGAGTGCATGCTCGCGTTTCCACCCCGGTAAGCCTCGGTCTCCGAGAAATCGCGGTTCCAGGAGTCGAAGCACATGTCGGCTTCGTGGTCCCAGAACTTCATGTCAGCAATGCGGAGCGCCTCATCGAGTAGTTCCCGGGCTCCGGGGCGCCCAGCCGCTGCGGCGCTGGCAGCAGCGAGGAGCACGAAGGAGTGCTGGTAGCCGGACTTGGTGTCGTTCACCGGCCCCTTGTCGTCGATCTCGGCGTACCAACCGCCGAACTCATTATCGTGGAAACCTCCGTTGAGCGCGGCAATGCCGTGGTCAACGAGTGCCGCAGCACCCGGCCGTCCCATCAAGGCGGCAACAGCGAAACTATGGACCATCCGCGCCGTAATCCACAGATGGGTCGGCTTGTCGGGAAATACCTCGCCGTTGTTGTCGAGCCAGCCGAATCCTGTGGGGACCTTTGAACCCCTGGCGAAATTGATGAGCCGATCGGTTTCTGCCTCCAGCCATCGTGCGTGAGCGGCACTGTCCAGCCACGTCATGTTATTTCCTCTCTAAAGTGCATGTACGAATTAGTGTGTATGTTCCACGGGGCAACGGCTGTTTATCCGGCGGCGTCGAGCACGCCGCGGACCACGGTGGCTGCCGCGCCCAGGTAGGCCAGGACGATCAGCAAGATCTGTGCCGCGCGGGCTGGGACGAACCGGGCAGCCACGTCGCCCAGCACCAGACCGGCGAGGCAGGCCACGGCCACTGCTACCCACATTGCGGCAGGAAGCGATGGGAACGTTGCCGGCGCCGTCAAAGCTTTGGAGACCAGCGACAATGCGCCGATGGTGAAAAAGTACGGCTGCATGGTGGCGGCGAAGGACTTCTGCTGCCACCGGGTGGCGATGGAGTACATGCTCACCGCAGGTCCGCCAACGCCGGCTGCAGTGTTCATGAACCCGCTGAGCCCGCCTGCGGTAAGGAGGTAGCGGCGCCGGGCCGGCAGGGTGGCGGACTTCAGGACCAGCAGGACAGTCAGTCCCACGGCGAGGATCACCCCAATGGAAATCTCCAGGACCGCCGGCGGGATAAGCCGGATCAGGAAGGCCGCCGGCACAATCCCCAGCACCGCCGACGCCGTCAGGGCCGCGTACCGTTTCCAGTCGATGTCCCGGACCACGCGGACGATGATGGCCCCGGCCGTCACGGCGCCGCAGACGTTCACCAGCACCACGCCTTCCACCGGCCCCAGCAGCAGGACCAGGAACGGCGCGGCCACCAGGGCAAAACCCATACCCGTGATTCGCTGCATCCCGGCGCCCATCACCACGGCGCCCAGCACCAGCCCGG is a window encoding:
- a CDS encoding AGE family epimerase/isomerase; protein product: MTWLDSAAHARWLEAETDRLINFARGSKVPTGFGWLDNNGEVFPDKPTHLWITARMVHSFAVAALMGRPGAAALVDHGIAALNGGFHDNEFGGWYAEIDDKGPVNDTKSGYQHSFVLLAAASAAAAGRPGARELLDEALRIADMKFWDHEADMCFDSWNRDFSETEAYRGGNASMHSVEAYLIVADVTGENRWLERALRIAEVLIHQFARNNNYRVFEHFDSDWNPLPEYNTDDRASQFRAYGGTPGHWVEWARLLLHLRAGLEARGLEVPGWLLEDSRGLFDAAIRDAWEPDGHPGFVYSVDWEGKPVVTSRIRWVPAEAIGGAAALYIATGDKKYADWYERIWDHARDWFIDYEHGSWKQELDENGNVTSTVWSGKADIYHLWHCLVVPRLPLAPGLAPAVAAGLLDARLRANG
- a CDS encoding sulfite exporter TauE/SafE family protein gives rise to the protein MLTTGLVLGAVVMGAGMQRITGMGFALVAAPFLVLLLGPVEGVVLVNVCGAVTAGAIIVRVVRDIDWKRYAALTASAVLGIVPAAFLIRLIPPAVLEISIGVILAVGLTVLLVLKSATLPARRRYLLTAGGLSGFMNTAAGVGGPAVSMYSIATRWQQKSFAATMQPYFFTIGALSLVSKALTAPATFPSLPAAMWVAVAVACLAGLVLGDVAARFVPARAAQILLIVLAYLGAAATVVRGVLDAAG